From one Anaerococcus prevotii DSM 20548 genomic stretch:
- the feoB gene encoding ferrous iron transport protein B, with protein sequence MTYKIALAGNPNSGKTTLFNALTGSNQRVGNWPGVTVDKKQGVLKGHKDIIIEDLPGIYSLSPYTMEEVVSREYLVGERPDLIINLVDGSNLVRNLYLTSQLLELNIPVVIALNMMDIVRSRGDKIDVDKLSKKLGCPIVEIVAMKGQGVDKLISETVKLKDRDLKPNSLVFDDELEEVLSKIEKDYSNKLDKELSRYYAIKLFENDEESLNHLNINSNDLKEVTKIREDFEEKMDDNAESIITSARYENLEDLSTAVLVKAKPKLSITDRIDKIVTSRIWGLPIFALVMFLVYFMAVYEKSPGTLGTDAVNGFFEETLTPWVSGLMDQASIHPVIHSLVIDGIIAGVGAVLGFLPQMMVLFALLSILEDIGYMARVAFIMDRMFRRFGLSGKSFIPAMVATGCGVPGVQASRTIESDRDRKITIMTSTFMPCSAKLPVIALIVGAFFPEHQALVSFSFYMIGIASIVVSGIILKKFKELQADPAPFIMELPPYHAPRAKSVLTDVYNKTKAYVKRAGTVILLSTIIIWFLSNFDFSFNLVEAEAETSILARLGSAIAIIFRPIGFDSWQATVATITGFVAKENVVATMGVVLGLGSEVTEESQELLMAFNHALATPVAGYSFLLFNMLCMPCFAAVGAIKTEMADNKWTALTIAYQMGYAYLVSLIFYNIANLILYRIFNIGTIFGFAGLALLIYLIARKPSQEKKRLNYEKSVA encoded by the coding sequence ATGACTTACAAAATAGCATTAGCAGGTAACCCAAACTCTGGAAAAACTACCCTATTTAATGCCTTGACAGGTTCAAACCAAAGAGTTGGTAACTGGCCAGGGGTTACAGTAGATAAGAAACAAGGAGTTTTGAAGGGCCACAAAGATATAATCATAGAAGACCTTCCTGGCATCTACTCTCTTTCTCCTTACACAATGGAGGAAGTCGTAAGTAGGGAATATCTTGTAGGTGAAAGACCAGATTTAATTATCAACTTAGTAGATGGTTCAAATCTTGTTAGAAACTTATACCTTACAAGTCAACTATTAGAGCTAAATATCCCTGTTGTCATCGCTCTTAACATGATGGACATTGTAAGAAGTAGGGGAGATAAGATTGACGTAGACAAGCTTTCAAAGAAGTTAGGCTGTCCTATTGTCGAGATAGTTGCCATGAAAGGCCAAGGTGTTGATAAGCTAATTAGTGAGACAGTTAAGCTTAAAGACAGAGATCTTAAGCCAAATAGCTTGGTTTTCGACGACGAACTTGAAGAAGTTTTAAGTAAAATAGAAAAAGATTATTCAAACAAATTAGACAAAGAATTATCAAGATATTATGCAATAAAATTGTTTGAAAATGACGAAGAAAGCCTAAACCATCTCAATATCAACTCAAATGATTTGAAGGAAGTTACAAAAATCAGAGAAGACTTTGAAGAAAAGATGGATGATAACGCAGAAAGTATCATCACTTCCGCAAGATACGAAAATCTCGAAGATTTGTCAACAGCTGTCTTGGTCAAGGCAAAACCAAAATTATCCATAACTGACAGGATAGATAAGATCGTTACAAGCAGAATTTGGGGACTTCCAATCTTTGCCCTAGTGATGTTCTTAGTTTATTTCATGGCAGTTTATGAGAAAAGTCCAGGAACCTTAGGAACAGATGCCGTAAATGGTTTCTTTGAAGAAACTCTAACCCCTTGGGTGTCAGGTCTAATGGATCAAGCATCAATCCACCCAGTAATCCACTCCCTAGTAATAGATGGTATCATTGCAGGTGTGGGAGCTGTACTTGGATTCTTGCCACAAATGATGGTCCTATTTGCCCTCCTAAGCATCCTAGAAGACATAGGATACATGGCAAGAGTGGCCTTCATCATGGACAGAATGTTTAGGAGATTTGGCCTATCAGGAAAATCATTTATTCCAGCCATGGTTGCTACAGGATGTGGAGTTCCAGGAGTTCAAGCATCAAGGACTATCGAATCTGATAGGGACAGAAAGATTACAATAATGACTTCGACCTTTATGCCTTGCTCGGCAAAACTACCAGTAATAGCATTAATCGTTGGAGCCTTCTTCCCAGAACACCAAGCCCTTGTTTCCTTCTCCTTCTATATGATAGGTATAGCAAGCATAGTAGTATCTGGAATCATATTGAAGAAATTCAAAGAGTTACAAGCAGATCCTGCTCCATTTATCATGGAACTACCTCCATACCATGCACCACGTGCTAAGTCAGTGCTTACAGATGTCTACAACAAGACAAAGGCTTACGTTAAAAGAGCAGGAACTGTAATACTCCTTTCAACAATTATAATATGGTTCCTATCAAACTTCGACTTTAGTTTTAACCTAGTAGAAGCTGAAGCAGAAACATCAATACTAGCAAGATTAGGATCAGCAATTGCCATAATATTTAGACCAATTGGTTTTGATTCATGGCAAGCAACAGTAGCAACAATCACAGGCTTTGTAGCCAAAGAAAATGTAGTTGCTACAATGGGAGTTGTCCTAGGATTAGGTTCAGAAGTTACAGAAGAAAGCCAAGAACTCTTGATGGCCTTCAACCACGCCCTAGCTACTCCAGTAGCTGGATATTCCTTCCTACTTTTCAACATGCTATGCATGCCATGCTTTGCAGCAGTAGGAGCTATCAAGACAGAAATGGCAGATAACAAATGGACAGCACTTACCATAGCTTACCAAATGGGCTATGCTTACCTAGTAAGCTTGATATTCTACAATATTGCAAACCTAATATTATACAGAATATTCAACATAGGAACAATATTTGGATTTGCTGGACTAGCTTTACTAATCTACCTAATAGCTAGAAAACCATCACAAGAAAAGAAAAGACTTAACTACGAAAAATCAGTAGCTTAA
- a CDS encoding FeoA family protein: MNTLDKTEIGKTVKVVKILGDSPTKRRIMDMGLTKNTEVFVRKVAPLGDPIQVSLRGYELTIRKEDAKNIGVEEI, encoded by the coding sequence ATGAATACATTAGATAAGACAGAAATAGGTAAGACTGTCAAAGTAGTAAAGATTTTAGGAGATTCCCCAACCAAGAGGAGAATCATGGATATGGGTCTTACAAAAAACACAGAAGTTTTTGTAAGAAAGGTAGCTCCCTTAGGAGATCCTATCCAAGTAAGCTTGCGTGGATATGAGCTTACTATTAGAAAAGAAGATGCGAAGAATATAGGGGTTGAAGAAATATGA
- a CDS encoding FeoA family protein, translating into MPVTLLNEGEKAEIVAIKGTDSIRKHLNNLGFAKGRIISLQKFDGVNYIFVIDDNRFALSKDLAKRIMVKEC; encoded by the coding sequence GTGCCTGTAACATTATTAAATGAAGGTGAAAAAGCCGAAATTGTCGCCATCAAGGGGACAGATTCAATTAGGAAACATTTGAACAATCTTGGTTTTGCGAAGGGCAGAATCATTAGCTTGCAGAAATTTGATGGAGTAAACTATATTTTCGTTATTGATGACAACCGCTTTGCTCTAAGCAAGGATTTGGCTAAACGAATTATGGTTAAGGAGTGTTAA
- a CDS encoding DUF3793 family protein, producing the protein MQEDLLVFHASPVLCGIKAANLFQIRSTDLTYVRNVIKSWEEAIKLCQSCDLKFKIIAKKEKGFLVLAYRKSKLETILKDEEIKTFIRNFGYDDINLAKCLNRLAIRLKVDDFPHEIGLFLGYPLDDVKAFIKNKGKNFIVNGTWKVYYDAERKRQIFKAYNESKERCRMLIKNGGHIHELVG; encoded by the coding sequence ATGCAGGAAGATCTCTTAGTCTTTCATGCATCTCCGGTCCTATGCGGGATAAAGGCAGCCAACCTCTTCCAGATTAGATCAACTGACCTTACTTATGTAAGAAATGTAATAAAGTCTTGGGAAGAGGCCATCAAGCTATGCCAATCTTGCGACCTAAAGTTTAAGATTATAGCCAAGAAGGAAAAAGGATTCCTAGTACTTGCTTATAGAAAAAGTAAACTTGAGACCATCCTAAAAGATGAAGAAATAAAAACTTTCATAAGAAACTTTGGCTACGATGATATAAATCTAGCCAAATGCCTTAACAGGCTAGCAATAAGATTAAAAGTCGACGACTTCCCTCACGAAATAGGCCTCTTTCTTGGCTACCCCCTAGATGATGTAAAAGCCTTCATCAAAAACAAGGGCAAAAACTTCATCGTAAACGGAACATGGAAAGTCTACTACGATGCAGAAAGAAAAAGACAAATCTTCAAAGCCTACAACGAAAGCAAAGAGAGATGCAGGATGCTAATAAAAAACGGAGGCCACATTCATGAACTAGTTGGATAA
- a CDS encoding flavodoxin yields the protein MAKVAVVYWSGTGNTEKMAEEFVQAVKANGSEAELFFAGEFSSDNISDFDAFAFGCPAMGNEQLEDGEFEPMFEEVEDKLDNKPTVLFGSYEWNDGQWMYDWQERAKDDGINLAADGLIAYDDPDEEALESVRNLAKTLLEKI from the coding sequence ATGGCAAAAGTAGCAGTAGTATATTGGTCAGGAACAGGTAACACAGAAAAGATGGCAGAAGAATTCGTACAAGCAGTAAAGGCAAATGGTAGCGAAGCAGAACTATTCTTCGCAGGAGAGTTTAGCTCAGATAATATTTCTGACTTCGATGCCTTCGCCTTTGGATGTCCTGCAATGGGAAATGAACAACTAGAAGACGGAGAGTTTGAGCCAATGTTTGAAGAAGTTGAAGACAAGCTTGACAACAAGCCAACAGTCCTTTTCGGATCATACGAATGGAACGATGGCCAATGGATGTATGACTGGCAAGAAAGAGCAAAGGATGACGGAATCAACCTAGCAGCAGACGGCCTAATTGCCTACGATGATCCAGACGAAGAAGCTCTTGAGTCAGTGAGAAATCTCGCCAAAACTCTTCTAGAGAAAATCTAA